A stretch of the Ictidomys tridecemlineatus isolate mIctTri1 chromosome 5, mIctTri1.hap1, whole genome shotgun sequence genome encodes the following:
- the Zfp36l1 gene encoding mRNA decay activator protein ZFP36L1, with the protein MTTTLVSATIFDLSEVLCKGNKMLNYSTPSAGGCLLDRKAVGTPAGGGFPRRHSVTLPSSKFHQNQLLSSLKGEPAPALSSRDSRFRDRSFSEGGERLLPTQKQPGSGQVNSSRYKTELCRPFEENGACKYGDKCQFAHGIHELRSLTRHPKYKTELCRTFHTIGFCPYGPRCHFIHNAEERRALAGARDLSADRPRLQHSFSFAGFPSAAATAAATGLLDSPTSITPPPILSADDLLGSPTLPDGTNNPFAFSSQELASLFAPSMGLPGGGSPTTFLFRPMSESPHMFDSPPSPQDSLSDQEGYLSSSSSSHSGSDSPTLDNSRRLPIFSRLSISDD; encoded by the exons ATGACCACCACCCTCGTGTCTGCCACCATCTTCGACTTGAGCGAAGTTTTATGCAAG gGTAACAAGATGCTCAACTACAGTACTCCCAGTGCAGGTGGCTGCCTGCTGGACAGGAAGGCAGTGGGTACCCCTGCTGGTGGAGGCTTCCCTCGGAGGCACTCTGTCACCCTGCCCAGCTCCAAGTTCCACCAGAACCAGCTCCTCAGCAGCCTCAAGGGTGAGCCAGCTCCGGCTCTGAGCTCTCGGGACAGCCGCTTCCGAGATCGCTCTTTCTCCGAAGGGGGTGAGCGGCTGCTGCCCACCCAGAAGCAGCCCGGGAGTGGCCAGGTCAACTCCAGCCGCTACAAGACGGAGCTGTGCCGCCCCTTTGAGGAGAACGGTGCCTGTAAGTACGGGGACAAGTGCCAGTTCGCCCACGGCATCCACGAGCTCCGCAGCCTGACCCGCCATCCCAAGTACAAGACGGAGCTGTGCCGCACCTTCCATACCATCGGCTTTTGCCCCTATGGGCCCCGCTGCCACTTCATCCACAACGCTGAGGAGCGCCGCGCCCTGGCCGGGGCCCGAGACCTCTCCGCTGACCGTCCCCGCCTCCAGCATAGCTTTAGCTTTGCTGGGTTTCCCAGTGCCGCTGCCACCGCCGCTGCCACGGGGCTGCTGGACAGCCCCACGTCCAtcaccccaccccccatcctGAGCGCCGATGACCTCCTGGGCTCACCTACCCTGCCCGATGGCACCAATAACCCCTTTGCCTTTTCCAGCCAGGAGCTGGCCAGCCTCTTTGCCCCTAGTATGGGGCTACCTGGGGGTGGCTCCCCCACCACCTTCCTCTTCCGGCCCATGTCTGAGTCCCCTCACATGTTTGACTCTCCCCCCAGCCCTCAGGATTCTCTCTCGGACCAGGAGGGCTACCTGAGCAGCTCCAGCAGCAGCCACAGTGGCTCAGACTCCCCCACCTTGGACAACTCAAGACGCCTGCCCATTTTCAGCAGACTTTCCATCTCAGATGACTAA